A stretch of the Nicotiana tabacum cultivar K326 chromosome 6, ASM71507v2, whole genome shotgun sequence genome encodes the following:
- the LOC107798004 gene encoding protein VACUOLELESS1 isoform X1: MAAVTVAAEWQLLHNRYYRKPELYQMQWKNVDLTRNKVACAPFGGPIAVIRDDAKIVQLYAESALRKLRIFNSAGVQISETVWKNPGGRLIGMSWTDDQILVCITQDGTVYRYNIHAEPIEPNSQLTLGADCFTHSVVECIFWGNGVVCINEAFQVYCIPDFNNPKPIKLADTGLEDFPLCTAVIEPQYTMSGNVEVLMSVADHVLLVEEDGVQQVGLGIGPLQKMVVSQNGKLLAAFTHDDKLLVMSTDFSSIIFDYTFEKSALPPEQLAWCGLDSVLLYWDDKLLMVGPGDPVSYFYDEPVLLIPECDGVRILSNMSMEFLHRVPDSTVSIFQIGSTLPAALLYDALDHFDRRSAKADENLRLIRSSLPEAVEACIDAAGHEFDVSLQWTLLRAANYGQAFCSHFQRDRIQEMCKTLRVLNAVRHPDIGIPLSIQQYKLLTPAVLIARLINAHRHLLALQISEYLGMNQEVVVMHWTCTKITASAAIPDATLLEMLLDKLKICKGISYAAVVAHADKNGRRKLAAMLVEHEPRSSKQVPLLLSIGEEDTALMKATESGDTDLVYLVLFHIWQKRPALEFFGTIQARPLARDLFVNYARHYKHEFLKDFFLSTGQLQDVAFLLWKESWELSKNPMASKGSPLHGPRIKLIEKSQHLFAETKEYVFESKAAEEHAKLLRMQHELEVTTKQAIFVDSSISDTIRTCIVLGNHRAAAKVKTEFKVSEKRWYWLKVFALATIRDWDALEKFSKEKRPPIGYRPFVEACVDADEKGEALKYIPKLTDPRERAEAYARVGMAKEAADAASQAKDNELLGRLKQTFAQNAAASSIFDTLRDRLSFPSVS, translated from the exons ATGGCGGCAGTCACAGTGGCCGCAGAATGGCAGCTCCTCCACAATCGCTACTACCGTAAACCAGAACTTTACCAGATGCAATGGAAGAACGTGGACCTCACGCGCAACAAAGTCGCTTGCGCTCCTTTCGGTGGTCCAATCGCTGTCATCCGTGACGATGCTAAGATCGTCCAACTCTACGCCGAATCCGCCCTTCGGAAGCTCCGTATCTTCAATTCTGCCGGCGTTCAGATCTCCGAAACTGTCTGGAAGAATCCCGGCGGCCGACTCATCGGCATGTCATGGACCGACGATCAAATCCTAGTTTGCATCACTCAGGACGGCACCGTTTACCGTTACAACATCCACGCCGAGCCTATTGAACCGAATTCTCAGCTCACACTAGGCGCTGATTGTTTTACTCATAGCGTAGTTGAATGCATCTTCTGGGGAAACGGTGTCGTCTGTATCAATGAGGCGTTTCAGGTTTACTGCATACCCGATTTCAACAACCCGAAACCAATCAAATTGGCGGATACTGGTTTGGAGGATTTTCCGTTATGTACGGCTGTGATCGAGCCGCAGTATACTATGTCTGGGAATGTGGAGGTACTGATGAGTGTGGCTGATCACGTGTTGTTGGTGGAAGAGGATGGTGTTCAACAAGTTGGGCTTGGAATTGGGCCTCTACAGAAAATGGTGGTTTCTCAGAATGGGAAGCTTTTGGCAGCTTTTACACATGATGACAAGCTTCTTGTTATGTCTACGGACTTCTCCAGCATTATTTTCGACTATACTTTTGAGAAG TCAGCCCTACCCCCCGAGCAGCTAGCATGGTGTGGATTGGACAGTGTACTACTCTACTGGGATGATAAGCTTCTAATGGTGGGTCCTGGAGATCCTGTCAGCTATTTTTATGATGAACCAGTTCTCCTTATCCCTGAATGTGACGGGGTTAGAATACTCTCCAACATGAGCATGGAATTTCTTCATCGTGTTCCAGATTCAACTGTCTCCATATTTCAGATTGGTAGCACACTACCAGCTGCTTTGCTTTATGATGCCTTAGATCATTTTGACAGGCGGAGTGCCAAG GCTGATGAGAATCTGAGGCTGATACGGTCTTCGTTACCTGAGGCTGTTGAAGCATGTATTGATGCAGCAGGTCATGAATTTGATGTTTCACTGCAATGGACGCTTTTAAGAGCAGCAAACTACGGACAAGCCTTTTGCAG CCATTTTCAACGGGACCGCATTCAAGAGATGTGTAAAACCTTACGAGTCCTAAATGCTGTACGTCACCCAGATATTGGAATTCCTCTCAGTATTCAGCAGTATAAG TTGCTTACGCCTGCTGTTCTGATTGCTCGTCTTATTAATGCTCATCGCCACCTTCTTGCGCTACAAATATCAGAATATCTTGGCATGAATCAG GAAGTTGTAGTCATGCATTGGACATGTACAAAGATCACAGCATCGGCGGCAATCCCTGATGCTACTCTTCTAGAAATGTTACTTGATAAG CTGAAAATATGCAAGGGGATATCTTATGCTGCAGTTGTTGCTCACGCGGATAAGAATGGTCGTCGAAAGTTAGCTGCCATGCTTGTTGAACATGAGCCACGTTCATCTAAGCAG GTTCCTCTATTGCTAAGCATTGGAGAAGAAGACACTGCTCTGATGAAGGCTACTGAAAGTGGTGATACCGATCTGGTTTATCTTGTCCTCTTCCATATCTGGCAGAAG AGACCAGCTTTGGAGTTCTTCGGTACAATACAGGCCAGACCTCTAGCTCGTGATTTGTTTGTTAATTATGCACG GCATTACAAGCACGAATTTCTGAAGGACTTTTTCCTATCTACTGGACAACTTCAG GATGTAGCTTTCCTATTATGGAAAGAATCATGGGAATTGTCTAAAAATCCAATGGCTAGCAAAGGATCTCCACTTCATGGTCCAAGAATAAAACTCATTGAGAAGTCCCAGCACCTTTTTGCAGAAACAAAGGAATATGTTTTTGAATCAAAAGCTGCTGAAGAGCATGCAAAATTGTTAAG GATGCAACATGAGTTGGAGGTGACTACAAAACAGGCCATCTTTGTGGATTCAAGTATAAGTGATACAATTCGTACATGCATTGTGCTGGGGAACCATCGTGCTGCCGCAAAAGTCAAAACAGAATTTAAG GTTTCGGAAAAGCGATGGTATTGGCTCAAAGTTTTTGCTCTGGCAACTATTAGGGAttgggatgccttggagaagttTTCAAAGGAGAAAAGGCCACCAATTG gTTACCGCCCATTTGTCGAGGCATGTGTTGATGCAGATGAGAAAGGTGAAGCGCTAAAGTACATACCAAAGCTGACTGATCCTCGCGAAAGAGCAGAG GCTTATGCCCGAGTTGGAATGGCCAAGGAAGCTGCCGATGCTGCTTCTCAGGCTAAAGATAATGAATTACTTGGGAGGTTGAAGCAGACTTTTGCCCAAAATGCAGCTGCTTCATCAATTTTTGACACACTGCGAGACCGGTTATCCTTCCCAAGTGTTTCTTGA
- the LOC107798004 gene encoding protein VACUOLELESS1 isoform X2, producing the protein MVGPGDPVSYFYDEPVLLIPECDGVRILSNMSMEFLHRVPDSTVSIFQIGSTLPAALLYDALDHFDRRSAKADENLRLIRSSLPEAVEACIDAAGHEFDVSLQWTLLRAANYGQAFCSHFQRDRIQEMCKTLRVLNAVRHPDIGIPLSIQQYKLLTPAVLIARLINAHRHLLALQISEYLGMNQEVVVMHWTCTKITASAAIPDATLLEMLLDKLKICKGISYAAVVAHADKNGRRKLAAMLVEHEPRSSKQVPLLLSIGEEDTALMKATESGDTDLVYLVLFHIWQKRPALEFFGTIQARPLARDLFVNYARHYKHEFLKDFFLSTGQLQDVAFLLWKESWELSKNPMASKGSPLHGPRIKLIEKSQHLFAETKEYVFESKAAEEHAKLLRMQHELEVTTKQAIFVDSSISDTIRTCIVLGNHRAAAKVKTEFKVSEKRWYWLKVFALATIRDWDALEKFSKEKRPPIGYRPFVEACVDADEKGEALKYIPKLTDPRERAEAYARVGMAKEAADAASQAKDNELLGRLKQTFAQNAAASSIFDTLRDRLSFPSVS; encoded by the exons ATGGTGGGTCCTGGAGATCCTGTCAGCTATTTTTATGATGAACCAGTTCTCCTTATCCCTGAATGTGACGGGGTTAGAATACTCTCCAACATGAGCATGGAATTTCTTCATCGTGTTCCAGATTCAACTGTCTCCATATTTCAGATTGGTAGCACACTACCAGCTGCTTTGCTTTATGATGCCTTAGATCATTTTGACAGGCGGAGTGCCAAG GCTGATGAGAATCTGAGGCTGATACGGTCTTCGTTACCTGAGGCTGTTGAAGCATGTATTGATGCAGCAGGTCATGAATTTGATGTTTCACTGCAATGGACGCTTTTAAGAGCAGCAAACTACGGACAAGCCTTTTGCAG CCATTTTCAACGGGACCGCATTCAAGAGATGTGTAAAACCTTACGAGTCCTAAATGCTGTACGTCACCCAGATATTGGAATTCCTCTCAGTATTCAGCAGTATAAG TTGCTTACGCCTGCTGTTCTGATTGCTCGTCTTATTAATGCTCATCGCCACCTTCTTGCGCTACAAATATCAGAATATCTTGGCATGAATCAG GAAGTTGTAGTCATGCATTGGACATGTACAAAGATCACAGCATCGGCGGCAATCCCTGATGCTACTCTTCTAGAAATGTTACTTGATAAG CTGAAAATATGCAAGGGGATATCTTATGCTGCAGTTGTTGCTCACGCGGATAAGAATGGTCGTCGAAAGTTAGCTGCCATGCTTGTTGAACATGAGCCACGTTCATCTAAGCAG GTTCCTCTATTGCTAAGCATTGGAGAAGAAGACACTGCTCTGATGAAGGCTACTGAAAGTGGTGATACCGATCTGGTTTATCTTGTCCTCTTCCATATCTGGCAGAAG AGACCAGCTTTGGAGTTCTTCGGTACAATACAGGCCAGACCTCTAGCTCGTGATTTGTTTGTTAATTATGCACG GCATTACAAGCACGAATTTCTGAAGGACTTTTTCCTATCTACTGGACAACTTCAG GATGTAGCTTTCCTATTATGGAAAGAATCATGGGAATTGTCTAAAAATCCAATGGCTAGCAAAGGATCTCCACTTCATGGTCCAAGAATAAAACTCATTGAGAAGTCCCAGCACCTTTTTGCAGAAACAAAGGAATATGTTTTTGAATCAAAAGCTGCTGAAGAGCATGCAAAATTGTTAAG GATGCAACATGAGTTGGAGGTGACTACAAAACAGGCCATCTTTGTGGATTCAAGTATAAGTGATACAATTCGTACATGCATTGTGCTGGGGAACCATCGTGCTGCCGCAAAAGTCAAAACAGAATTTAAG GTTTCGGAAAAGCGATGGTATTGGCTCAAAGTTTTTGCTCTGGCAACTATTAGGGAttgggatgccttggagaagttTTCAAAGGAGAAAAGGCCACCAATTG gTTACCGCCCATTTGTCGAGGCATGTGTTGATGCAGATGAGAAAGGTGAAGCGCTAAAGTACATACCAAAGCTGACTGATCCTCGCGAAAGAGCAGAG GCTTATGCCCGAGTTGGAATGGCCAAGGAAGCTGCCGATGCTGCTTCTCAGGCTAAAGATAATGAATTACTTGGGAGGTTGAAGCAGACTTTTGCCCAAAATGCAGCTGCTTCATCAATTTTTGACACACTGCGAGACCGGTTATCCTTCCCAAGTGTTTCTTGA